The following coding sequences lie in one Cydia strobilella chromosome 20, ilCydStro3.1, whole genome shotgun sequence genomic window:
- the LOC134750764 gene encoding uncharacterized protein LOC134750764: MGKGDPCGVCGETRMRLVDGFFYCVECGTQDTNVQETVVEHQALGDGTFAVARRSRYSVKIKEGVEMSPEWYKWHKYNFLLAGLTELLIELGAAPSVRMKVLWIWSRYIKMFQKKEAMGPAQVLKQLEVGSSSSEAEEQEEEAEEVGPRTAHAKSLRVDRVTNYMVVAILALALNFDRSPILVSQFMRFLRWRLLPVADKFRFVPAEVLDKLRGRRMRQLTATSYDTTALMVFFHLPVMMCRVSRLLALGAPLTPDVDAALHAQLRELRVQRALAVRCCRVSRLLALGAPLTPDVDAALHAQLRELRVQRALAVRCCRVSRLLALGAPLTPDVDAALHAQLRELRVQRALAVRCCRVSRLLALGAPLTPDVDAALHAQLRELRVQRALAVRCCRVSRLLALGAPLTPDVDAALHAQLRELRVQRALAVRCCRVSRLLALGAPLTPDVDAALHAQLRELRVQRALAVRCCRVSRLLALGAPLTPDVDAALHAQLRELRVQRALAVRCCRVSRLLALGAPLTPDVDAALHAQLRELRVQRALAVRCCRVSRLLALGAPLTPDVDAALHAQLRELRVQRALAVRCCRVSRLLALGAPLTPDVDAALHAQLRELRVQRALAVRCCRVSRLLALGAPLTPDVDAALHAQLRELRVQRALAVRCCRVSRLLALGAPLTPDVDAALHAQLRELRVQRALAVRCCRVSRLLALGAPLTPDVDAALHAQLRELRVQRALAVRCCRVSRLLALGAPLTPDVDAALHAQLRELRVQRALAVRCCRVSRLLALGAPLTPDVDAALHAQLRELRVQRALAVRCCRVSRLLALGAPLTPDVDAALHAQLRELRVQRALAVRCCRVSRLLALGAPLTPDVDAALHAQLRELRVQRALAVRCCRVSRLLALGAPLTPDVDAALHAQLRELRVQRALAVRCCRVSRLLALGAPLTPDVDAALHAQLRELRVQRALAVRCCRVSRLLALGAPLTPDVDAALHAQLRELRVQRALAVRCCRVSRLLALGAPLTPDVDAALHAQLRELRLPRALAALVRALMDVAPVPFKGKPLSTSRETLGGDYFPDYETTLMAYIVVALKMCFGLDDDYERRLSDAVDMINEEAAHPLAYSSCPEPTGRLFSFRSWAAHLRLRALVASQHAAPLAWARGAHPARGGGDAAMEHLGEFTSERQRDPDKTIRKGAKARLTDQVTMEILDRIPKRYEVGVLSLEELKPAMASREPQTAIVRAIGHLLPAERRKLLDEDFTQYSLEYAYKHLALPTSRPHKKLFRGVNANNACGRRLGDAVYSSNADTTTVYVKNCSNRNWARARRPTAAHVLPVHDSDAGYDSRETKEEEERENLQTFVEEDEGRNIFDDDFSDIPIKDEKPDSKDDVNVDETKDNINWGDDTGNFESAGFEDDADERGILDSDDEVEPQFNPDTFNRKEVIKEMMAAAYRNRYLQVPARFLALGEKPKSKRKKTDLQSRKYIYGIGTPYWANKLKKQEDTAKVEDLIATYWGNLHSDVLHQVEEQVRAFTNANEIADVIGPASELADPSFHTDGNAMEAQDVDESRDVELIENEAKNDKSNDEDSCEEHAYDPVLKNDANFDEKTHDVEQLYVKLKELPPEAEPAASPAPADDLTAIIDQTIRQMKPRKIKKKERIIIKTDIDHLVDDPKRITRFNYWFTILIKRTKDIKHFLKSDRRVEKEFEENSSRSFWFVLKECSAVLDVMPLRLYRLVTDIEQQMLKLLPKKQRKGNELKKRGRHRLCEHRLDEYPKKKLGRPRKHMDKYVSRESGLHCRPERLRKDFKNASASQSQHRPRKLGRQRKTLDGNLSETSDSQEWRPETLSEDSSTSEDQDQPRKRGRPRKPLGENTSENRNSQRERPSKYLKESSTSKNQDKSKKRERPRKTLDESSEDSVYAQNPGQSRKRGRPRKTLGKIISDDSDSDSQGLKPRKSSNDLEDTTQNQDQPRNRGIPHKTFDGNNSDTSDSHDSNPERPRKDSEDSNSSQNRLRKRGKPYKPLKDTNDPQYCNSEKLCENSEDSSTLQNRRRKRERPLKPLDETPSEDSDSRQSRPESFTKQLEDSTSQDQDPPRKQGRPLKFLKESVSEDSDSPECQQERFGTLSRDIEDESASQNQYPPRKQVKPLKFSDESLSEDSYSQHWRSERLDKASEDVSTSQNQDQPRKRGTTLKSFDDSLSEDSDSEKWKPGRSIKNQEHPTKRVRTRLSKSLDGNVSENSDSDKSTPKRSRTYSDSSLQEGESASQKHQRKRGRTTPQNKEHPKKRVGTRLRKSLDGNVSEGSDSDKSTPGRSRTYSDSSLQEGKSALQKHQSKRERNTPQNQERPKKRVRTRPLNSLDGNVSEDSDSNKSTPERSGTYSDLGSQEGDSASQKQEYQRKRGRNTPQKQEHPKKRRRPLKSVDEDHSEASASQRSTPEKSRIYLYSSHQGDKSPSRNQELPRKRRRPRKSIDGSVLELSASKKGSPKRCSKFDLSLQDQSTSISHQHVAGNPPKGNISKRSTPERSSTYLSSRLFIDSSTLQGQEHPRKSWGESTLQNRTHEIASADMISSLREDNNSSNNQEQPRKRNRPSKPMDGSLLEASASQKTTPEKQSRASKYLKVVSRSQKEKYPGTKSGEVTLSEVMNILQERRPERLKPNKYVKDASDSQNQANPSQPGKPCKSMDFPKISILHRKPERPSTYLNWTPLGNASTPQNQGHSNKPERFSKYVERSLPDISAIQDSTAEASFLRNKTEEYSETKVISFDQF; this comes from the exons ATGGGTAAAGGCGACCCGTGCGGTGTGTGCGGCGAGACTCGGATGCGGCTGGTGGACGGGTTCTTCTACTGCGTGGAGTGCGGCACGCAGGACACGAATGTCCAGGAGACCGTGGTGGAGCACCAGGCGCTGGGCGACGGCACATTCGCCGTCGCGCGCCGCTCCCGGTACTCCGTCAAGATCAAGGAGGGTGTGGAAA TGAGTCCGGAGTGGTACAAATGGCACAAATACAACTTCCTTCTGGCGGGGCTGACGGAGCTGCTCATCGAGCTAGGCGCGGCTCCAAGTGTGCGCATGAAGGTGCTGTGGATCTGGAGCCGCTACATCAAGATGTTCCAGAAAAAGGAGGCGATGGG CCCCGCTCAAGTCCTCAAGCAGCTAGAAGTCGGTTCCTCCTCCAGCGAGGCGGAGGAGCAGGAGGAGGAGGCCGAGGAGGTCGGGCCCCGCACTGCCCACGCCAAGAGCCTGCGGGTCGACCGCGTCACCAACTACATGGTGGTCGCCATACTGGCGCTGGCGCTCAACTTCGACCGAAG CCCCATCCTGGTGTCGCAATTCATGCGCTTCTTGCGCTGGCGGCTGCTGCCCGTCGCCGACAAGTTCCGGTTCGTGCCCGCGGAGGTTCTCGACAAGCTACGCGGCAGGCGGATGCGGCAGCTCACCGCCACCTCCTACGACACTACTGCCCTCATGGTGTTCTTCCACCTCCCCGTCATGATGT GTCGCGTGAGCCGGCTGCTGGCGCTGGGCGCGCCGCTGACGCCGGACGTGGACGCCGCGCTGCACGCGCAGCTGCGCGAGCTGCGCGTACAGCGCGCGCTGGCGGTGCGGTGTT GTCGCGTGAGCCGGCTGCTGGCGCTGGGCGCGCCGCTGACGCCGGACGTGGACGCCGCGCTGCACGCGCAGCTGCGCGAGCTGCGCGTACAGCGCGCGCTGGCGGTGCGGTGTT GTCGCGTGAGCCGGCTGCTGGCGCTGGGCGCGCCGCTGACGCCGGACGTGGACGCCGCGCTGCACGCGCAGCTGCGCGAGCTGCGCGTACAGCGCGCGCTGGCGGTGCGGTGTT GTCGCGTGAGCCGGCTGCTGGCGCTGGGCGCGCCGCTGACGCCGGACGTGGACGCCGCGCTGCACGCGCAGCTGCGCGAGCTGCGCGTACAGCGCGCGCTGGCGGTGCGGTGTT GTCGCGTGAGCCGGCTGCTGGCGCTGGGCGCGCCGCTGACGCCGGACGTGGACGCCGCGCTGCACGCGCAGCTGCGCGAGCTGCGCGTACAGCGCGCGCTGGCGGTGCGGTGTT GTCGCGTGAGCCGGCTGCTGGCGCTGGGCGCGCCGCTGACGCCGGACGTGGACGCCGCGCTGCACGCGCAGCTGCGCGAGCTGCGCGTACAGCGCGCGCTGGCGGTGCGGTGTT GTCGCGTGAGCCGGCTGCTGGCGCTGGGCGCGCCGCTGACGCCGGACGTGGACGCCGCGCTGCACGCGCAGCTGCGCGAGCTGCGCGTACAGCGCGCGCTGGCGGTGCGGTGTT GTCGCGTGAGCCGGCTGCTGGCGCTGGGCGCGCCGCTGACGCCGGACGTGGACGCCGCGCTGCACGCGCAGCTGCGCGAGCTGCGCGTACAGCGCGCGCTGGCGGTGCGGTGTT GTCGCGTGAGCCGGCTGCTGGCGCTGGGCGCGCCGCTGACGCCGGACGTGGACGCCGCGCTGCACGCGCAGCTGCGCGAGCTGCGCGTACAGCGCGCGCTGGCGGTGCGGTGTT GTCGCGTGAGCCGGCTGCTGGCGCTGGGCGCGCCGCTGACGCCGGACGTGGACGCCGCGCTGCACGCGCAGCTGCGCGAGCTGCGCGTACAGCGCGCGCTGGCGGTGCGGTGTT GTCGCGTGAGCCGGCTGCTGGCGCTGGGCGCGCCGCTGACGCCGGACGTGGACGCCGCGCTGCACGCGCAGCTGCGCGAGCTGCGCGTACAGCGCGCGCTGGCGGTGCGGTGTT GTCGCGTGAGCCGGCTGCTGGCGCTGGGCGCGCCGCTGACGCCGGACGTGGACGCCGCGCTGCACGCGCAGCTGCGCGAGCTGCGCGTACAGCGCGCGCTGGCGGTGCGGTGTT GTCGCGTGAGCCGGCTGCTGGCGCTGGGCGCGCCGCTGACGCCGGACGTGGACGCCGCGCTGCACGCGCAGCTGCGCGAGCTGCGCGTACAGCGCGCGCTGGCGGTGCGGTGTT GTCGCGTGAGCCGGCTGCTGGCGCTGGGCGCGCCGCTGACGCCGGACGTGGACGCCGCGCTGCACGCGCAGCTGCGCGAGCTGCGCGTACAGCGCGCGCTGGCGGTGCGGTGTT GTCGCGTGAGCCGGCTGCTGGCGCTGGGCGCGCCGCTGACGCCGGACGTGGACGCCGCGCTGCACGCGCAGCTGCGCGAGCTGCGCGTACAGCGCGCGCTGGCGGTGCGGTGTT GTCGCGTGAGCCGGCTGCTGGCGCTGGGCGCGCCGCTGACGCCGGACGTGGACGCCGCGCTGCACGCGCAGCTGCGCGAGCTGCGCGTACAGCGCGCGCTGGCGGTGCGGTGTT GTCGCGTGAGCCGGCTGCTGGCGCTGGGCGCGCCGCTGACGCCGGACGTGGACGCCGCGCTGCACGCGCAGCTGCGCGAGCTGCGCGTACAGCGCGCGCTGGCGGTGCGGTGTT GTCGCGTGAGCCGGCTGCTGGCGCTGGGCGCGCCGCTGACGCCGGACGTGGACGCCGCGCTGCACGCGCAGCTGCGCGAGCTGCGCGTACAGCGCGCGCTGGCGGTGCGGTGTT GTCGCGTGAGCCGGCTGCTGGCGCTGGGCGCGCCGCTGACGCCGGACGTGGACGCCGCGCTGCACGCGCAGCTGCGCGAGCTGCGCGTACAGCGCGCGCTGGCGGTGCGGTGTT GTCGCGTGAGCCGGCTGCTGGCGCTGGGCGCGCCGCTGACGCCGGACGTGGACGCCGCGCTGCACGCGCAGCTGCGCGAGCTGCGCGTACAGCGCGCGCTGGCGGTGCGGTGTT GTCGCGTGAGCCGGCTGCTGGCGCTGGGCGCGCCGCTGACGCCGGACGTGGACGCCGCGCTGCACGCGCAGCTGCGCGAGCTGCGTCTGCCGCGCGCGCTGGCGGCGCTGGTGCGCGCGCTCATGGACGTAGCCCCCGTGCCGTTCAAGGGTAAACCGCTTTCGACGAGCAGG GAGACATTGGGAGGAGACTACTTCCCTGACTACGAGACGACGTTGATGGCGTACATCGTGGTGGCGCTCAAGATGTGCTTCGGCCTCGACGACGACTACGAGCGTCGGCTGTCTGACGCCGTGGACATGATCAATGAG GAGGCCGCGCACCCCCTCGCCTACAGCTCGTGCCCGGAGCCGACCGGGCGGCTGTTCAGCTTCCGCTCGTGGGCGGCGCACCTGCGCCTGCGCGCGCTCGTCGCCTCGCAGCACGCGGCGCCGCTCGCCTGGGCGCGCGGGGCGCATCCCGCACGCGGGGGGGGGGACGCCGCCATGGAGCATCTAGGGGAGTTCACGAGCGAGAGGCAAAGGGATCCCGACAAGA CTATCAGGAAGGGCGCCAAAGCGAGGCTAACCGACCAAGTCACCATGGAGATATTAGACAGGATCCCCAAGCGGTACGAAGTCGGCGTACTGTCCCTAGAGGAACTCAAACCGGCCATGGCCTCGAGGGAACCTCAAACTGCGATAGTGCGAGCTATAGGACACCTCCTGCCTGCCGAGCGGAGAAAACTCCTCGATGAGGACTTCACGCAATACTCCCTCGAGTACGCGTACAAGCACCTCGCGCTCCCCACCTCCCGCCCCCACAAGAAGCTATTCCGAGGCGTGAACGCGAACAACGCTTGCGGACGACGACTCGGCGACGCCGTGTACTCCAGCAACGCCGACACCACCACCGTCTACGTCAAGAACTGCTCCAACCGGAACTGGGCGAGAGCGAGACGGCCGACCGCCGCTCACGTGCTCCCTGTTCACGACAGCGACGCCGGGTACGACTCCCGAGAGACTAAAGAGGAGGAAGAGCGAGAAAACTTACAGACGTTTGTGGAAGAGGACGAAGGCAGAAATATTTTTGACGATGATTTTTCCGATATACCGATTAAAGACGAGAAACCCGATTCAAAGGATGATGTTAACGTCGACGAGACTAAGGATAATATAAATTGGGGCGATGATACTGGCAACTTTGAGAGCGCCGGCTTCGAAGATGACGCCGACGAACGCGGCATATTGGATAGCGACGACGAGGTCGAGCCGCAGTTCAACCCCGACACCTTCAACAGGAAGGAGGTCATCAAAGAAATGATGGCGGCCGCCTATAGAAACCGCTACCTACAAGTACCGGCGCGATTTCTAGCTCTGGGTGAAAAACCGAAGAGTAAGCGGAAGAAAACGGACCTGCAGTCCCGGAAATACATTTACGGTATCGGAACCCCATACTGGGCCAACAAGCTCAAGAAGCAGGAGGATACGGCCAAGGTCGAGGATCTCATAGCCACTTACTGGGGCAACTTGCACAGCGACGTGTTACACCAGGTGGAGGAACAAGTGCGCGCGTTTACGAACGCGAATGAGATTGCCGACGTCATCGGGCCCGCGTCCGAGCTCGCGGACCCCAGCTTCCACACGGACGGAAACGCCATGGAAGCCCAAGATGTGGACGAGTCTAGAGACGTGGAATTAATTGAAAATGAAGCCAAAAATGATAAAAGTAACGACGAAGACTCTTGTGAAGAGCACGCCTACGACCCTGTTCTTAAAAACGATGCAAACTTTGATGAAAAAACGCACGACGTCGAACAGCTATACGTGAAGCTGAAGGAACTCCCGCCGGAGGCCGAGCCAGCCGCGAGTCCGGCGCCCGCCGACGACCTCACCGCCATCATCGACCAAACCATCCGCCAGATGAAACCtcggaaaataaagaaaaaggaGAGAATCATCATAAAGACCGATATCGATCACCTGGTGGACGATCCGAAACGTATCACCAGATTTAATTACTGGTTCACGATATTAATTAAACGAACTAAAGACATTAAACATTTCCTGAAGTCGGACCGGAGAGTAGAGAAAGAGTTTGAGGAGAATTCGTCGCGAAGCTTCTGGTTCGTCCTGAAGGAGTGCTCCGCCGTGTTGGATGTGATGCCGTTGCGCCTCTACCGCCTCGTCACCGACATCGAGCAACAGATGCTCAAACTCTTGCCCAAAAAGCAAAGAAAAGGAAATGAACTCAAGAAAAGGGGAAGACACCGCTTATGCGAGCATCGTTTAGACGAGTACCCCAAAAAGAAACTGGGGAGACCTCGCAAACACATGGACAAGTATGTGTCAAGAGAAAGTGGCTTACACTGTAGACCAGAAAGACTCCGAAAAGACTTCAAAAATGCAAGCGCCTCCCAGAGTCAGCACCGGCCAAGGAAACTAGGAAGACAGCGCAAAACCTTGGATGGGAACCTTTCAGAAACTAGCGACTCCCAGGAGTGGAGACCAGAAACACTCAGCGAAGATTCAAGCACCTCAGAGGATCAGGACCAGCCGAGGAAACGAGGAAGACCACGGAAACCCCTGGGCGAAAATACTTCAGAAAACAGGAACTCGCAAAGAGAAAGGCCCAGCAAATACTTAAAAGAGTCCAGCACCTCGAAGAATCAAGACAAATCAAAGAAACGAGAAAGACCGCGCAAAACCTTGGATGAGAGTTCAGAAGATAGTGTCTATGCGCAAAATCCTGGCCAATCAAGAAAACGGGGAAGACCTCGCAAAACTCTCGGCAAAATTATTTCAGATGACAGTGACTCAGACTCGCAGGGCTTGAAACCTCGAAAATCCAGCAACGACTTGGAAGATACCACGCAAAACCAAGACCAACCAAGGAATCGAGGAATACCTCACAAAACATTCGATGGTAACAATTCAGACACTAGTGACTCCCACGACAGTAATCCAGAAAGACCCCGCAAAGACTCAGAAGATTCAAACTCCTCGCAGAATCGACTGAGAAAACGAGGAAAACCCTACAAACCCTTGAAAGATACTAACGACCCGCAGTACTGTAATTCAGAAAAACTCTGCGAAAATTCAGAAGATTCAAGCACCTTGCAAAATCGACGAAGAAAACGAGAAAGACCCCTCAAACCCTTGGACGAAACTCCTTCAGAAGACAGCGACTCCCGGCAGTCGAGACCCGAAAGTTTCACAAAACAATTAGAAGATAGCACCTCACAGGATCAGGACCCACCAAGGAAACAAGGGAGACCCCTCAAATTCTTGAAAGAAAGTGTTTCAGAAGACAGCGACTCGCCGGAGTGCCAACAAGAAAGATTCGGCACTCTCAGCAGAGACATAGAAGACGAAAGCGCCTCACAGAATCAATACCCACCAAGAAAACAAGTAAAACCCCTCAAATTCTCGGATGAAAGTCTTTCAGAAGACAGCTACTCGCAGCATTGGCGATCAGAAAGACTCGACAAAGCCTCAGAAGATGTAAGTACCTCGCAAAATCAGGATCAGCCAAGGAAACGCGGCACAACCCTCAAATCCTTTGACGATAGTCTTTCAGAAGACAGCGACTCAGAGAAATGGAAACCAGGAAGATCCATCAAAAACCAAGAGCACCCTACGAAACGAGTAAGAACAAGACTTAGTAAATCCTTAGACGGGAATGTTTCAGAAAACAGCGACTCTGATAAGAGCACCCCAAAAAGATCCAGAACATACTCGGATTCGAGTCTCCAAGAAGGAGAAAGCGCCTCACAGAAACACCAAAGAAAAAGGGGAAGAACCACCCCGCAAAACAAAGAGCACCCTAAGAAACGAGTAGGAACAAGACTTCGTAAATCTTTAGACGGGAATGTTTCAGAAGGCAGCGACTCTGATAAGAGCACCCCAGGAAGGTCCAGAACATACTCGGATTCCAGTCTCCAAGAAGGTAAAAGCGCCTTACAGAAACACCAAAGTAAAAGGGAAAGAAACACCCCGCAAAACCAAGAGCGCCCTAAGAAACGAGTAAGAACAAGACCTCTTAATTCCTTAGACGGGAATGTTTCAGAAGACAGCGACTCTAATAAGAGCACCCCAGAAAGATCCGGAACATACTCGGATTTGGGTTCCCAAGAAGGTGATAGCGCCTCACAGAAACAGGAATATCAAAGGAAAAGGGGAAGAAATACCCCGCAAAAACAAGAACATCCTAAGAAACGAAGGAGACCTCTTAAATCCGTGGACGAGGACCATTCAGAAGCAAGTGCCTCGCAGAGGAGCACCCCAGAAAAATCCAGAATATACTTGTATTCGAGTCATCAAGGAGATAAAAGCCCCTCACGGAACCAGGAGCTGccaaggaaaagaagaagaccTCGCAAATCGATAGATGGGAGTGTTCTAGAACTAAGCGCCTCGAAGAAGGGTTCCCCAAAAAGATGCAGCAAATTTGACTTGAGTCTTCAAGATCAAAGCACCTCAATATCTCACCAACACGTAGCTGGAAACCCCCCAAAAGGAAACATCTCGAAGAGGAGCACTCCAGAAAGATCCAGCACCTATTTAAGCTCGAGACTTTTCATAGATAGTAGCACCTTGCAGGGCCAGGAGCACCCAAGGAAATCTTGGGGAGAGAGCACTTTGCAAAACAGGACCCATGAAATAGCCAGCGCAGACATGATCTCGAGTCTTCGAGAAGATAATAACTCCTCAAATAACCAAGAGCAACCAAGAAAACGAAACAGACCAAGCAAACCCATGGATGGGAGTCTTTTAGAAGCGAGCGCCTCACAAAAGACGACCCCAGAAAAACAATCAAGAGCCAGCAAATACTTAAAGGTTGTAAGCCGTTCACAGAAGGAGAAGTATCCAGGAACGAAATCTGGAGAAGTGACCCTTTCGGAAGTAATGAACATCTTGCAAGAGAGGAGACCAGAAAGGCTAAAACCCAATAAATACGTAAAGGATGCAAGCGATTCACAGAACCAGGCAAATCCAAGTCAACCAGGAAAACCTTGCAAGTCCATGGACTTTCCGAAAATAAGCATCTTGCACAGAAAACCAGAAAGACCTAGCACATACTTAAACTGGACACCTTTAGGAAATGCAAGCACCCCGCAGAACCAAGGACACTCAAATAAACCAGAACGATTCAGCAAATACGTTGAGAGAAGTCTTCCAGATATAAGCGCCATTCAGGACAGTACAGCTGAGGCTAGCTTCTTGCGGAACAAAACAGAAGAATATTCTGAAACGAAAGTGATTAGTTTCGATCAATTCTAG